A genome region from Picosynechococcus sp. PCC 7002 includes the following:
- a CDS encoding nitrile hydratase accessory protein: MFTKFEHFAATSLMGNPKEAPPRKDGHLHFDRDWEKMAFGVAIALSKQGYYEWEDFRQTLMATIKEWENTHDLNDPNWDYYQCWLTALETVLVESGVIATGELETQLSQLLHCKPSEL; the protein is encoded by the coding sequence ATGTTTACTAAATTCGAGCATTTTGCGGCGACCAGCCTAATGGGAAATCCCAAAGAAGCACCGCCGCGCAAAGATGGGCATCTCCACTTTGATCGTGATTGGGAAAAAATGGCCTTTGGCGTGGCGATCGCCCTCTCCAAACAGGGCTATTACGAGTGGGAAGACTTTCGCCAAACCCTCATGGCCACGATTAAAGAATGGGAAAACACCCACGACCTCAACGACCCTAACTGGGACTATTACCAGTGTTGGTTAACCGCCCTGGAAACAGTGCTGGTTGAATCGGGGGTAATTGCGACAGGTGAGCTCGAAACCCAACTATCGCAATTACTGCACTGCAAACCTTCTGAACTGTAA